The segment CTCCCTATGGCCTAAGGCTTTTAGCCAATTCCATCAGGATTTGGCCTATACTTTACTCGCAATTGACTAAGTAATGCAGAGAAATTTTTGTGAGCGATCGCTCATATTGCTGTTAAAAACCGCAACGCAATTCATCACCCACCGCTGACAGGCGGAATTAGCACCACTTCATCACCCGTTTGCAATGGTGTATTGGGTTCGACAAATTGCAAATTCACACCGAAGCGAGTTAAGTCACGCCAGCGCTCTAGTTCTGGATGCTCTTGGATCAGGCGATCGCGCACCTCAGCCACCGTTGCCCCGGTTGGCAGCTCTAAAGCCAGTTCTGGTAATCCGTAGGCTTCCTGGTAAGCCGCGAATAGTTTTACAGTCACAGTCACCGTTGCTTCAGCCATAGCCACTTATCTGTCAGATCTCATTACATTTACAGTAAGTCGCGATCGTGACATCCAACTCGTTTATGGAATTTGCTGAATTACTCTGAGCGTAGAGCTTTTACTGGATCGAGTTGACTGGCGCGTAAAGCAGGAGGCAAACCAGCCCCAATTCCCACTAAAACCGCTGAGCCTAACGCCAAAGCTGCGGTGCCAGATTCAAACTGGTAGGGCAACTTAAAAGTTTTTGCCACCGTTGCCGTCAGGCCATGCACCATCCCTAAAGCCACAACACCACCTACCACGCTGAGCACTGCCGCTTCCAAGACAAATTGCAGCAGGATGTCCTGCTGAGTCGCTCCAATCGCCCGACGTAAGCCAATCTCAGCCGTTCGCTCTGTCACTGAGGCGATCATAATGTTGGCGATGCCTACACCACCAACCAGTAACGAGATCAGTCCTACCACAGCGAGTGCCTGCGAAGCGAGTTCCAGGGTTTGCTGCTGCTCCACAATATCCTCGACATTGTTCCAAGCCCAGAACTTCTTACCGGGGAATTTCTGCATCAGTAGTTGCTCGGCTTGCTTACCTAGATTCTCTAAGTTTTGAATTTCGTCAGGGCGAAGCCGCAAACCACCAACGTCCTGGCTGCCTGTCAGCGCACTGTGCAGCGCGATCGAAATCCATATTTCCCCTTCTGGTGGTTCCTCGCTCTCTGTTCGAGTTGGCACTACTCCTACCACAATGTAAGGACGACTATCCACATAAATCCGTTGACCGATCGCGTCTTGGGCCGCAAATAGCTTTTCGGACAGAAACTGATCGATCACCACAACTGGACGATAATTGGCAAAATCTGCTGCCGTAAAAAAGCGACCTGCCACCAAATTGCGTCCAGAGGTCAGCAGAAATTCTTGAGATACCGCAGTCATAAAAGGATTTGCTTCTCGGTCTTGAAACAGCACTTGAGCTGGGCCTGACCAATCCGCGGCGCTAATTGCCTGTAAGTGGGTCAAGCGCGATCGCAAAAATTCCATGTCTTCAGCTTTTAACTGGGCAGGTGCATCACCTCTAC is part of the Trichocoleus sp. FACHB-46 genome and harbors:
- the moaD gene encoding molybdopterin converting factor subunit 1, producing the protein MAEATVTVTVKLFAAYQEAYGLPELALELPTGATVAEVRDRLIQEHPELERWRDLTRFGVNLQFVEPNTPLQTGDEVVLIPPVSGG
- a CDS encoding ABC transporter permease, which translates into the protein MSLALADLLKLTCRSLAGNPLRSALTLLGVFMGVGAVYATLQVGNISRAIIAAELAKRDAPQITLYPSWNSRGDAPAQLKAEDMEFLRSRLTHLQAISAADWSGPAQVLFQDREANPFMTAVSQEFLLTSGRNLVAGRFFTAADFANYRPVVVIDQFLSEKLFAAQDAIGQRIYVDSRPYIVVGVVPTRTESEEPPEGEIWISIALHSALTGSQDVGGLRLRPDEIQNLENLGKQAEQLLMQKFPGKKFWAWNNVEDIVEQQQTLELASQALAVVGLISLLVGGVGIANIMIASVTERTAEIGLRRAIGATQQDILLQFVLEAAVLSVVGGVVALGMVHGLTATVAKTFKLPYQFESGTAALALGSAVLVGIGAGLPPALRASQLDPVKALRSE